Sequence from the Polyangiaceae bacterium genome:
CTCCACCAGCGGATGTGATCGTCGAAGACCATCCGTCCCCAGGATGCTTCTGAGGCGGGGTAATCAACACCCCGAGCGGTAGAACCGCGGCGCGATCAGGCGTGCTTCCACGAGCGCTGTCGGCGGGGTCAGCAGTTTGTTAAGTTCGGGTGATGCGCACTCAGAGCCCGGAGAACCTGGTTTGGATCGATCTCGAGATGACGGGGTTGGACCCGCAGAGCGACGTGATCATCCAGGCGGCGCTGATCATCACCGACAGCCAGCTCAATCCTCTGGAAGAGTACGTGTGCGACATCTGGCAGCCTGAGTCGGCGCTCGCCCAGATGACGCCGTTCGTGCGTGACATGCACGCCAAGACCGGACTCACGGAGCGAGTACGTCAGTCGAGCGTGGACCTGGGGCGCGCCGAGCGAGAGCTCTTCGAGCGCGTCGCCGGCTGGTGCCCGCTGCGCGCCGGGGTACTGGCCGGCAACAGCGTTGGCCAGGATAAGAAGTTCATCGAGCGCTACATGCCGATGCTCGCGGGGTACTTGAGCTACCGCATCATCGATGTTTCGAGCCTCAAGCTACTAGCCAAGCTGTGGTACGGCGATGCCGCGCAATTCATCAAGCCAGAGGCAGGCGCCCACGACGCCTTGGTGGACATCAAGAACTCCTTGGCGGAGCTGAGTCACTATCGCGAACATTTATTCCGCAAGGAATAGCTCTAGCAAGCTCCGTGACCGTGAGTCGGGAAGATCTTCCCGGGGTTGAGTAGCCCTGCAGGGTCGAAGACGCGCTTCAGATCTTGCTGGAGCTGGATCAGCTCCGAGCTCTGTTCCAGGGGCAGGTAGGGCGCCTTGAGCACCCCAATGCCGTGTTCCCCGCTCAGTGTCCCTCGGAGCTCGATCACGTCTCGAAATAGCTGCTCGATGGCTCGGTCCACCAGCGGTAGCTCATCGGGCTCGTCCCACAGGAAGTTGACGTGGAGGTTGCCATCCCCGGCGTGCCCGTACGTTACCGTACGGATACTTGTTTCTTCAGACGTACGCGCCACGCGCCGCAAGAGCTCACCCATCTGCTGGCGGGGCACCACGACGTCCTCGCTGAGTTTGTTCTTTGCCATGCGACGCACCGCCGGGCTCATCTCTCGCCGAGCGTTCCAGAGACGGTCGCGCTGAGAGGCGTC
This genomic interval carries:
- the orn gene encoding oligoribonuclease — protein: MRTQSPENLVWIDLEMTGLDPQSDVIIQAALIITDSQLNPLEEYVCDIWQPESALAQMTPFVRDMHAKTGLTERVRQSSVDLGRAERELFERVAGWCPLRAGVLAGNSVGQDKKFIERYMPMLAGYLSYRIIDVSSLKLLAKLWYGDAAQFIKPEAGAHDALVDIKNSLAELSHYREHLFRKE